From Rhodamnia argentea isolate NSW1041297 chromosome 10, ASM2092103v1, whole genome shotgun sequence, a single genomic window includes:
- the LOC115742698 gene encoding UPF0496 protein At3g49070: MAVKIVARIKRLLPGYGPGPKEPSREAGLDLREEYANAFRTESYNEFWARVLALSDDDPPPRDPAGSTAAARLSSYRLFAEHLLEPDQPAVVRILDLARIRPAQKSLLAEYFSGTATASLLCGALLKDLDRTRVQYRSLKSALQSLGNSQFRSLSQFPSILTRLTELSNLENLLTSSSSSTIQIQSTQVGCSTLLSQLESSRNKAKAKLKTINKLQQGSATFLIAVTASLTIIVMAHGLAMVVAAPVIAAVASFEMALAKSLRKVLAQLDAAAKGTYILKRDMDTISRLVARIDDELEHMRAMVRFWLDRGDDKIQVGRKAALGENECDFEKQLDELEEHLYLCFMTINRARNLVVKELLDPS, encoded by the exons ATGGCGGTCAAAATAGTCGCACGCATCAAAAGATTGCTTCCGGGCTATG GCCCGGGGCCCAAGGAGCCAAGCCGAGAAGCCGGCTTGGACTTGCGTGAAGAATACGCCAACGCCTTTCGTACGGAATCATATAACGAGTTCTGGGCACGTGTCCTCGCGCTCTCCGACGACGATCCTCCCCCGCGCGACCCAGCCGGATCGACCGCCGCGGCTCGGCTCTCCTCCTACCGGCTCTTCGCCGAGCATCTCTTGGAGCCGGACCAGCCCGCCGTCGTACGGATCCTGGACTTGGCCCGCATCCGACCGGCGCAGAAATCCCTGTTGGCGGAGTACTTCTCCGGAACCGCCACAGCCTCCCTCCTCTGCGGCGCCCTTCTCAAGGACCTCGACCGAACGCGGGTCCAATACCGCTCCCTCAAATCGGCCCTTCAATCTCTCGGCAACTCTCAATTCAGATCCTTGAGCCAATTCCCGAGCATCTTAACCCGCTTGACCGAATTATCGAATTTGGAAAACCTGTTaacatcctcttcttcttctacaaTCCAAATTCAATCCACCCAAGTCGGTTGCTCGACGCTGTTGAGCCAGCTCGAGTCGAGCCGTAACAAAGCGAAAGCGAAGCTCAAGACCATCAATAAGCTCCAGCAAGGCTCGGCTACTTTCCTTATAGCCGTAACCGCTTCCTTGACTATAATTGTCATGGCCCACGGTCTTGCGATGGTGGTGGCTGCGCCAGTTATAGCAGCGGTTGCTTCGTTCGAAATGGCCTTGGCCAAGAGCTTGAGAAAAGTCTTGGCTCAATTGGACGCGGCTGCCAAAGGGACTTACATATTGAAGAGGGATATGGACACAATTAGCCGGCTTGTGGCTCGGATCGACGACGAGCTCGAGCACATGCGTGCGATGGTCCGGTTTTGGCTCGACCGTGGGGACGACAAGATCCAAGTTGGCAGAAAAGCAGCCCTTGGTGAAAACGAGTGCGACTTTGAGAAGCAACTTGACGAACTAGAAGAGCACTTGTACCTGTGTTTCATGACCATTAACAGGGCACGAAATCTTGTTGTGAAAGAGCTTCTAGATCCAAGTTAA
- the LOC115742761 gene encoding protein SRC2 homolog has translation MASRYEVEVTVSSARDLKNVNWRHGPIRPYAVVWVDPSNKCSTKVDDEGDTSPIWDATLVIPLPPGPIEDKTLYIDVVHAGSEEDTKPLIGSARIKLRDVLDDAGFGDPLKRSLQLKRRSGRPHGKVEVKVCVREPRYGAPDPHRAPPYGVQSATREYAPPAYGNPYAAPQPNPYYAAAPPAGGYGYGGYNAPPQQYGQPSYGQAPQYGYGGEPAAAYGQEEKKKSKFGGMGMGTGLAVGAVAGALGGLALAEGFDHLEDKIADDAADKVEDDIGYDEGEDDF, from the exons ATGGCGTCGCGCTACGAAGTGGAGGTGACCGTATCGTCGGCCAGGGACCTCAAGAACGTGAACTGGCGCCACGGCCCGATCCGCCCCTACGCCGTCGTCTGGGTCGACCCCAGCAACAAGTGCTCCACCAAGGTCGACGACGAGGGCGACACGTCTCCCATCTGGGACGCGACCCTCGTCATCCCCTTGCCCCCCGGCCCCATCGAGGACAAGACCCTCTACATCGACGTCGTCCATGCCGGCTCCGAGGAGGACACCAAGCCCCTGATCGGATCCGCTCGGATCAAGCTCCGCGACGTCCTCGACGATGCCGGCTTCGGCGACCCTCTCAAGCGCAGCCTCCAGCTGAAGCGCCGCTCGGGCCGCCCGCATGGCAAGGTCGAGGTCAAGGTCTGCGTGAGGGAGCCGCGTTACGGCGCCCCCGATCCTCACCGTGCGCCCCCCTACGGGGTCCAGTCGGCTACAAGGGAGTACGCGCC CCCGGCGTACGGCAACCCTTACGCGGCTCCGCAGCCCAACCCGTACTACGCGGCGGCGCCTCCGGCTGGTGGCTACGGCTACGGCGGGTACAATGCTCCGCCGCAGCAGTACGGGCAGCCGAGCTACGGGCAGGCGCCGCAGTACGGATACGGCGGGGAGCCGGCGGCTGCGTACGGgcaggaggagaagaagaagagcaagttCGGGGGGATGGGGATGGGGACGGGGCTGGCCGTGGGCGCGGTGGCGGGGGCTCTCGGTGGACTGGCCCTCGCGGAGGGGTTCGATCACCTGGAGGACAAGATCGCCGATGACGCGGCGGACAAGGTGGAGGATGATATCGGCTACGACGAGGGAGAGGATGACTTCTAG
- the LOC115742784 gene encoding LOW QUALITY PROTEIN: protein DETOXIFICATION 35 (The sequence of the model RefSeq protein was modified relative to this genomic sequence to represent the inferred CDS: inserted 3 bases in 2 codons; substituted 2 bases at 2 genomic stop codons), translating to MAFDGVYVSVHCFIFIEHLQDIVLHCALHLEPHRLPLLSCLMNQSLQLGMGSAVETLCGQASSAGQVYLLGIQMQRSWIILSVTCIAFLPVYIYATPFLKILGQQDEIADLAGEFTLXIIPRLFSLAINFPRQKFLQAQSKVSALAWIGFXSLIMHIGLLSLFMXVFRWGTTGAAAAYDIKSWAITVAQVLCVLWFCKEGXNGPSWSAITDIRAFVRLSLALAEMLCVEI from the exons ATGGCATTCGACGGTGTCTATGTATCTGTTCACTGTTTTATATTTATTGAACATCTACAGGACATTGTTTTACATTGTGCACTGCACTTGGAACCTCATCGTCTTCCACTTTTGTCATGTCTTATGAATCAATCATTGCAGCTTGGCATGGGAAGTGCAGTGGAGACGCTTTGCGGTCAAGCCTCCAGTGCAGGGCAGGTTTACTTGCTAGGAATTCAAATGCAGAGATCATGGATAATCCTTTCGGTCACATGTATCGCCTTCTTACCCGTCTATATATACGCCACTCCCTTCCTAAAGATCCTGGGTCAACAGGACGAAATAGCTGATCTAGCTGGAGAATTCACACTCTAAATAATCCCTCGACTGTTCTCGCTTGCCATCAATTTCCCCAGGCAGAAGTTCCTTCAAGCCCAGAGCAAGGTCAGCGCGCTCGCATGGATTGGGT ACAGTCTAATCATGCACATTGGACTACTTTCGCTCTTCAT TGTATTCAGATGGGGCACTACTGGTGCAGCTGCTGCATATGACATTAAGAGCTGGGCAATCACGGTGGCTCAGGTTCTTTGTGTCCTGTGGTTTTGCAAAGAGGGCTAGAATGGCCCTTCTTGGTCCGCAATTACGGACATACGGGCCTTTGTGAGGTTGTCCCTTGCCTTGGCGGAGATGCTCTGTGTGGAGATATGA
- the LOC115742690 gene encoding scarecrow-like protein 8, with translation MSSGFSGGSGGGGGPEFYTATGGISARSIANAMSSINGNAASQSPFRSQPQFAGIFLQPSSQMTPQPTQPRPSLIGKRTLMEFQENPALNSLLLRSVRSKISQQSSPISHLDFSAAVSPPDVMSSLSALSSPASFSAQRYGVPLLQQLRPQPIALGNGAIHVSNQALAGVSFANVLQNRVNPNQAETENKMMNRLQELEKQLLNDDEDGDGDAVSVVTNTNSEWSEAIQTLISPGQKQISPSPTSSSSSSSPSSSLSVASPVSICSKRSLMEAATAIYDGRADVASEILTRLSAVPNPKGNSEQKLMDYMLSALKSRVSPVDNPPPVAELFNKDHMLSTQSLYDLSPCFKLGFMAANLAILEAASEQPSANKLHVIDFDVGQEGQYLNLLHALSARQAGSQSTLKITTLADNLNSEERLRLVGDRLSELAAKMGVRLEFNIVSQKLSELSRDSLGCEPDEVLAVNFAFKLYRMPDESVSVENPRDELLRRVKGLAPRVVTVVEQEMNGNTAPFMTRVGEALACYGALLESIESTVARDNSERARAEEGLSRKLRNSVACEGRDRVERCEVFGKWRARMGMAGFESKPLSQHVAESMKARLSSGSRVNPGFTVKEENGGVCFGWLGRTLTVASAWR, from the coding sequence ATGTCGTCTGGCTTCTCCGGCggaagcggcggcggcggcggcccgGAGTTCTACACAGCCACCGGTGGGATTAGCGCCAGATCTATCGCCAACGCCATGAGCTCCATCAACGGCAACGCCGCCTCGCAGTCTCCCTTCCGATCGCAGCCGCAGTTCGCCGGGATTTTCCTGCAGCCTTCCTCTCAGATGACGCCGCAACCGACGCAGCCGCGGCCGAGTCTCATCGGCAAGCGGACTCTCATGGAGTTTCAAGAGAACCCGGCCTTGAACAGCCTCCTCTTGCGCTCCGTGAGGTCGAAAATCTCTCAGCAGTCCTCGCCGATTTCTCACCTGGACTTCTCCGCTGCTGTTTCTCCTCCCGACGTAATGTCCAGCTTATCGGCGCTGTCTTCGCCGGCGAGCTTCTCCGCGCAAAGGTACGGTGTTCCTCTCCTTCAACAGCTCAGGCCGCAGCCCATTGCTCTCGGTAACGGGGCGATCCACGTGAGCAATCAAGCTCTGGCGGGAGTTTCGTTCGCGAACGTGCTCCAGAACAGAGTGAATCCTAACCAAGCCGAGACGGAGAACAAGATGATGAATCGTCTGCAGGAGCTCGAAAAGCAGCTCTTGAACGATGACGAGGACGGCGACGGGGACGCCGTCTCCGTGGTTACTAACACTAACAGCGAGTGGTCCGAGGCAATTCAGACCCTCATAAGTCCGGGTCAGAAGCAGATATCTCCGTCGCCGACctcgtcttcttcgtcgtcCTCGCCTTCGTCTTCGTTGTCCGTGGCGTCGCCGGTTTCCATCTGCTCGAAGCGGTCGCTAATGGAGGCTGCGACGGCGATATACGATGGCAGAGCAGACGTGGCTTCGGAGATCCTGACGCGCTTGTCTGCCGTGCCGAACCCCAAGGGTAATTCAGAGCAGAAACTGATGGATTACATGCTGTCTGCGCTTAAATCGCGCGTGAGCCCCGTTGATAACCCACCCCCCGTGGCCGAGTTGTTCAACAAGGACCATATGTTATCGACTCAGTCCCTTTACGATCTGTCTCCTTGTTTCAAGCTCGGTTTCATGGCTGCCAATCTCGCGATTTTGGAGGCTGCATCGGAGCAACCCTCCGCTAACAAGCTCCATGTAATTGATTTCGATGTTGGTCAGGAAGGACAGTACCTCAATCTCCTCCACGCGCTGTCCGCGCGTCAGGCGGGCAGTCAATCCACCCTCAAGATCACGACGCTCGCAGATAACTTGAACAGTGAGGAGAGGCTCAGGTTGGTCGGGGACCGACTGAGTGAACTCGCGGCCAAGATGGGAGTTAGGTTAGAATTCAACATCGTGAGCCAGAAGCTGAGCGAGTTGAGCCGCGACTCGCTGGGCTGCGAGCCCGACGAGGTGCTGGCGGTGAACTTCGCGTTCAAGCTGTACAGAATGCCGGACGAGAGCGTGTCCGTGGAGAACCCGCGCGACGAGCTCCTCCGGCGCGTGAAGGGCCTGGCGCCGCGGGTGGTGACGGTGGTGGAGCAGGAGATGAACGGGAACACGGCGCCATTCATGACGCGCGTGGGGGAGGCGCTGGCGTGCTACGGGGCGCTGCTCGAGTCGATCGAGTCCACAGTGGCGAGGGACAACTCGGAGCGAGCGAGGGCGGAGGAGGGGCTGAGTCGGAAATTGCGGAACTCGGTTGCTTGCGAAGGTAGGGACCGGGTGGAAAGATGCGAGGTATTCGGGAAGTGGAGGGCCCGGATGGGGATGGCTGGGTTCGAGTCGAAGCCACTGAGTCAACACGTGGCCGAATCGATGAAGGCGAGGCTGAGCAGTGGGAGCCGGGTCAACCCGGGATTCACGGTGAAAGAAGAGAATGGTGGGGTTTGCTTCGGCTGGCTCGGCCGAACTCTCACCGTCGCATCCGCCTGGCGTTAA